A section of the Bryobacteraceae bacterium genome encodes:
- a CDS encoding type II secretion system protein, producing MASPLRFDPNVPAKRDPGWVSRLFSRQSFSPHLQELKFKLHKELIQRINLEALSTLPEPQVRAEVRQAVEKLVDEQDVPLSMADRERVCSEVLDEVFGLGPLEPLLEDHTISDILVTTPRLVYVERNGKLYRTPVEFKDNQHLLRIIEKIVSGVGRRIDESSPMVDARLPDGSRVNAVIPPVAVDGPCLSIRRFGRNPLQMKDLIDNLTLTPEMAKFLEACVAARLNIIVSGGTGAGKTTLLNALSAFIPETERIVTIEDAAELQLQQTHVARMEARPPNIEGKGAIKIRQLVINALRMRPDRIIVGEVRGEEALDMMQAMNTGHDGSLTTIHCNSPRDAISRLEVMMGMANANMSIQSIRQQIASAIDLFVHVARYSDGTRHISHVTECVGMERDIVTTQDIFLFEKTGVAPDGRVLGRFRATGIRPKCYEKLKTAGFHFPQELFQSVTEIF from the coding sequence ATGGCATCACCGCTTCGTTTTGATCCGAATGTTCCTGCCAAACGGGACCCGGGCTGGGTGAGCCGGCTCTTCAGCCGCCAGTCGTTTTCGCCGCATTTGCAGGAGCTGAAGTTCAAGCTCCACAAGGAGCTGATCCAGCGCATCAACCTGGAGGCGCTCTCCACGCTGCCCGAGCCGCAGGTGCGGGCCGAAGTCCGGCAGGCGGTGGAGAAGCTGGTGGACGAGCAGGACGTGCCGCTCAGCATGGCGGACCGGGAGCGGGTCTGCTCGGAGGTGCTCGACGAGGTCTTCGGGCTGGGGCCGCTGGAGCCGCTGCTGGAGGATCACACGATATCGGACATCCTCGTCACCACGCCGCGGCTGGTGTATGTCGAGCGCAACGGCAAGCTGTACCGCACGCCGGTGGAGTTCAAGGACAACCAGCACCTGCTGCGGATCATCGAGAAGATCGTGTCTGGCGTGGGGCGGCGCATTGACGAGTCGTCGCCGATGGTGGACGCGCGCCTGCCGGACGGCTCGCGCGTGAACGCGGTGATTCCTCCGGTGGCGGTGGACGGGCCGTGCCTGTCGATCCGCCGGTTCGGGCGGAATCCGCTTCAGATGAAAGACCTGATCGACAATCTGACGCTGACGCCGGAGATGGCGAAGTTCCTCGAGGCCTGCGTGGCGGCGCGGCTCAACATCATCGTCAGCGGCGGCACCGGCGCCGGCAAGACGACGCTGCTCAACGCGCTGTCGGCGTTCATCCCGGAGACCGAGCGGATCGTCACCATCGAGGACGCGGCCGAGCTTCAGCTTCAGCAGACGCACGTGGCGCGTATGGAGGCGCGGCCGCCGAACATCGAGGGCAAGGGCGCCATCAAGATCCGGCAGCTGGTGATCAACGCGCTGCGCATGCGGCCGGACCGCATCATCGTCGGCGAGGTCCGCGGCGAAGAGGCGCTGGACATGATGCAGGCGATGAACACCGGCCACGACGGCTCGCTCACGACCATCCACTGCAACAGCCCGCGCGACGCCATTTCGCGCCTGGAAGTGATGATGGGCATGGCCAACGCCAACATGAGCATCCAGTCGATCCGCCAGCAGATCGCCTCGGCCATTGATCTGTTTGTCCATGTGGCCCGCTACAGCGACGGCACGCGCCATATCTCACACGTGACCGAGTGCGTCGGCATGGAGCGCGACATCGTCACCACGCAGGACATCTTCCTGTTCGAGAAAACCGGCGTGGCGCCTGATGGACGGGTGCTGGGCCGCTTCCGCGCCACCGGCATCCGCCCGAAGTGCTACGAGAAGCTGAAGACGGCGGGATTCCATTTCCCGCAGGAGCTGTTCCAGTCCGTCACGGAGATCTTCTGA
- a CDS encoding pilus assembly protein CpaC, whose amino-acid sequence MSARWLAVFILTMAPLVAQPGAGAPRELHLISGKSIVLDSPVEVIRASVADPEVVEAVGVSPTEVLLNGKRPGQTSVILWQKSGNRLFFDVTVRPRPAPEDTRIPALGRELEAALPDRKIEFRVEGDTIYLHGMVESLGEAERAAAIAASVAGKDAKVVNLLDVAVPETDPQILLKVRFAEVDRAAALELGANIVSTGATNTIGSVSTGQFNPPRPQGGIRAGTFTLSDALNVFLFRPDLDLGATIRAFQERKLVEILAEPNVLALNGKDASFLAGGEFPYPVVQGGGVGGNVFVTIQFREFGIRLNFTPYLTPRGSIRLRVEPEVSALDFANGLTFQGFNIPALTVRRVSTEIELENRQAFAIAGLMDNRLQETISKIPGLGDIPLIGTLFRSKVQSKDKSELLVLVTPEIVRPIPADQKPPEITMSGKFIQDGAAAMPRTPGVEVTGEPKAAGRKTVPYEVLKEEQRLEKEREEKRRATMSSGGGFSVRGQ is encoded by the coding sequence ATGAGCGCCCGCTGGTTGGCCGTGTTCATCCTGACGATGGCGCCGCTGGTGGCGCAGCCCGGCGCGGGCGCGCCCCGCGAGTTGCACCTCATTTCGGGCAAGTCGATCGTGCTGGACAGTCCGGTGGAGGTGATCCGGGCGTCAGTGGCGGACCCGGAGGTGGTGGAGGCGGTGGGCGTCTCGCCGACCGAGGTCCTGCTGAACGGGAAGAGGCCGGGTCAGACGAGCGTGATCCTGTGGCAGAAATCCGGCAACCGGCTGTTTTTTGATGTCACCGTGCGACCGCGGCCCGCGCCGGAAGACACGCGGATCCCGGCGCTGGGGCGCGAACTGGAAGCCGCGCTGCCGGATCGCAAGATTGAGTTCCGGGTTGAGGGCGACACGATCTATCTGCACGGCATGGTGGAGAGCCTCGGCGAGGCCGAGCGCGCGGCGGCGATTGCCGCCAGCGTGGCGGGCAAAGACGCGAAGGTGGTGAACCTGCTGGACGTGGCGGTGCCGGAGACCGACCCGCAGATCCTGCTGAAAGTCCGCTTTGCCGAGGTCGACCGGGCGGCGGCGCTGGAGCTGGGGGCGAACATCGTTTCCACCGGCGCCACCAACACGATTGGCAGTGTCTCGACCGGGCAGTTCAATCCGCCGCGCCCGCAGGGCGGCATCCGCGCTGGGACGTTCACGCTCTCCGATGCTCTCAACGTCTTCCTGTTCCGCCCGGACCTGGATCTGGGGGCGACGATCCGCGCTTTCCAGGAGCGGAAGCTGGTGGAGATCCTGGCCGAGCCGAACGTGCTGGCGCTGAACGGCAAGGACGCGAGCTTCCTGGCCGGCGGCGAATTCCCCTATCCGGTGGTGCAGGGCGGCGGCGTGGGCGGCAACGTTTTCGTCACCATCCAGTTCCGCGAGTTTGGCATCCGGCTGAACTTCACCCCGTACCTGACGCCGCGCGGCAGCATCCGGCTGCGGGTGGAACCGGAGGTGAGCGCGCTGGACTTTGCCAACGGCCTCACCTTCCAGGGCTTCAACATCCCGGCGCTGACGGTGCGGCGGGTGAGCACGGAGATCGAGCTGGAAAACCGGCAGGCGTTCGCCATTGCCGGGCTGATGGACAACCGGTTGCAGGAAACCATTAGCAAGATCCCCGGCCTCGGCGACATTCCGCTCATCGGCACGCTGTTCCGGTCGAAGGTGCAGAGCAAGGACAAGAGCGAGCTGCTGGTGCTGGTGACGCCGGAGATCGTGCGGCCGATTCCGGCCGACCAAAAGCCGCCGGAGATCACGATGAGCGGCAAGTTTATTCAAGATGGAGCGGCGGCGATGCCGCGGACGCCGGGCGTGGAAGTCACCGGCGAGCCGAAGGCGGCCGGGCGCAAGACCGTTCCTTACGAGGTGCTGAAGGAAGAGCAGCGGCTGGAGAAAGAGCGCGAAGAGAAGCGGCGCGCCACCATGAGCAGCGGCGGCGGCTTCTCCGTTCGCGGCCAGTAG